From one Merismopedia glauca CCAP 1448/3 genomic stretch:
- a CDS encoding SAM-dependent methyltransferase, producing the protein MSNSQPANSLPPSYFDQIYQKEPDPWKFATSDYEANKYQATIAALNRDKYRSGLEIGGSIGILTEKLAARCESILSLEVSALAQSQAIARCQHLPHVRFQILQVPQEYPLEKFDLVVLSEVGYYWCLEDLKQARQLILDSLEPGGQILLVHWLPFTPDYPLTGDLVHDTFLELVPHQVKHLLSQREEKYRLDLLEKQG; encoded by the coding sequence ATGAGCAATTCACAACCAGCTAATTCTCTACCTCCTAGCTACTTCGACCAAATTTACCAAAAGGAACCAGATCCTTGGAAGTTTGCCACGAGTGACTATGAAGCCAACAAGTACCAAGCTACGATTGCGGCTTTGAATCGAGATAAGTACCGCTCAGGCTTAGAAATTGGCGGTTCTATCGGTATTTTAACCGAAAAACTAGCTGCTAGGTGTGAATCCATTTTATCTTTAGAGGTTTCAGCCCTAGCTCAAAGCCAAGCGATCGCTCGTTGTCAGCATTTACCTCACGTCCGTTTCCAAATCCTGCAAGTTCCCCAAGAGTATCCCTTAGAAAAATTTGACCTAGTTGTCCTCTCAGAAGTCGGCTACTACTGGTGTTTAGAAGACTTGAAACAAGCTCGTCAACTAATCTTAGATTCTCTAGAGCCAGGGGGACAAATCCTCTTAGTACACTGGTTACCATTCACACCAGATTATCCCCTCACAGGCGATCTTGTCCACGATACCTTCTTGGAATTAGTACCGCATCAAGTGAAACACTTACTATCTCAACGCGAGGAAAAGTATCGCCTTGACCTTTTAGAAAAACAAGGATAA